The segment ACGGGTGGTGCTTCGGGCGGTGTGTCGGACGGTGCGTCAGATGGTGCACGCTACCGCTGGGGCAGGCGGGCGTAGTGGTAAGTGTGACTGGTCGTGAAGCCCAGCCCGTCGTACAGCGCGATCGCGCCCGCGTTGTCGGCCTCGACCTGCAGGTAGGCGCCGGTGGCGCCCTCCTCGGCGGCGCGGGCGGCCAGCGCGGCCATCACCGCGGTGGCCAGGCCGCGGCGGCGGGCCGCCGGGGCGGTCTCGATCGCGCTGAAGCAGGCCCACGGCCCGTCCACGGCCGCCCGTCCGATCGCCAGCGGGGCGCTGTCCGGGCCCTCGACCCGGGCGAACCAGACCGAGGGGCCGCCGTGCAGCACCCGCAGGGCGGCCGCCCGCGCCGGGTCGTCGTCGGCCAGGCCGTACAGCGGCAGCCACTCGGGCCCGGCGGTCCGGGACAGCCGGACGTCGGCCGGGCGGCCGGCCCGGGCCAAGGCGCCGAGCGGGGCAGTGCGCACCAGGGTCGGGGTGATCGCCGGGCCGAGCAGCGCGTCCAGCCCGTCCGGCGAGCCGGGGACGGTCACCTCGGCGTGCAGCGGCAGCCCCCGGGCCGCGTACCAGGCGTCGGCCCGGGCCAGCGCCTCGTCCAGCGGCAGGCCCGGATCGCCCAGCGCCTGCACCGAGTTGGCGCGCTTGGTGAACCCGGCGGCGGCCCGCAGCGTCCACTCGCCGAGCTGCTCCCGCTCGACGGCCGGCCAGCCGCGGGAGGCGGTCCGCTGCAGCGCCTCGGGCGTGGCGGCGGGCGCGGCCGCGCGGCGGGCCGGGAACGCCGGGACGGGCTTGCCGGCCACCAGCAGCTCCTCGGCGAAGCGCACCGGCCCGCCGGTCCGCGGCTCGACCGTCAACCCGGCGCCGTCCCACGAGGTGAGCACGCCGATCACATCGCGGAACACCGGACGTCCGTCCGCCACGCTGTCGACACGCCGGACCGACACCCGTCGACCCACGTCAGACCGGCCTATCCGGACCTCCGGACGGGCCTCCACCGGCCCTCGACCGAGCATCAAGCACACCTCCTGTGCATTTGCGCCCCCAGACCCGCGATACTAGGGGCGGGCATCGACGGCGCCGCGCGCACCGCGCGACCGAGTAAACAGTAGGGCGGCAGCCCTTCCGAGGAGGAACGACAGCGTGACCTACGTCATCGCGCAGCCTTGTGTCGACGTCAAGGACAAGGCGTGCATCGAAGAGTGCCCCGTGGACTGCATCTACGAGGGCGAGCGCTCCCTCTACATCCACCCGGACGAGTGCGTGGACTGTGGCGCCTGTGAACCGGTCTGCCCGGTCGAGGCGATCTTCTACGAGGACGACACTCCGGAGGAGTGGAAGGACTACTACAAGGCCAACGTCGAGTTCTTCGACGACCTGGGCTCGCCCGGCGGCGCCTCCAAGCTCGGCCTGATCCAGAGCGACCACCCGTTCATCGCCGCGCTGCCCCCGCAGAACGCCGAGCACTGAGCCGATCGGTGGCAACCACGCTGTGAGCACCAACGACAGCACGCACGCGCCGTTCCCGGGCCACCCGGGGGCGGCGCGCCGCGTCTCCGACCGTCTGCCGGTCTTCCCCTGGGACAAGCTCGAACCGTACAAGCGCACCGCCCAGGCACACCCGGACGGGCTCTGCGACTTCTCGGTCGGCACCCCGGTGGACCCCGTCCCCGCACTGGTCCAGCAGGCGCTGGCCGCGCACACCGACACCCCCGGCTACCCCACCGTGTGGGGCCCGCTGTCGCTGCGCGACGCCATCGCCGGCTGGCTGGGCCGCCGCTGCGGCGCCGAGATCGGCTCCGAGGCCGTGCTGCCCACCGTCGGCTCCAAGGAGCTGGTGGCCTGGCTGCCCGGCCAACTCGGCCTCGGCCCCGGCGACCAGGTCGCCTACCCCACGCTCGCGTACCCCACCTACGAGGTCGGCGCGCTGCTCTGCGGCGCCGAACCGGTCGCGTACGAGGACGTCAGCGAGCTGGACGGCTCGAAGGTCCGGCTGCTCTGGCTGAACTCGCCGTCCAACCCCACCGGACGGGTGCTCGACGCGGACGCCCTGCGCCGCGCCGTCGAGTGGGCCCGGGAGCACCGGGTGCTGCTGGTCAGCGACGAGTGCTACCTCGAACTCGGCTGGGAGGCCGAGCCGGTGTCCGTGCTGCACCCGTCGGTCTGCGGCGGCTCGCACGAGGGCCTGCTGGCCGTGCACTCGCTCTCCAAGCGCTCCAACCTGGCCGGCTACCGGGCCTCCTTCGTGGCGGGCGACCCGGTGGTGGTCGCCGAACTGCTGGAGATCCGCAAGCACGGCGGCATGATCGTGCCCGCGCCGGTGCAGGCGGCCACCGCGGCCGCGCTCGCCGACGACGCGCACGTCGCCGAGCAGCGGGCCCGGTACGCGCAGCGGCGCAGCGCGCTGCGGGCCGCGCTGGAGGCGTACGGGTTCCGGATCGAGCACTCCGAGGCGAGCCTGTACCTGTGGGCGACCCAGGACAAGCCGTGCTGGGAGACCGTGGCCGAACTCGCCGAGCTGGGCATCCTGGTGGCCCCCGGCGACTTCTACGGCCCGGTGGGCGACCGGTTCGTGCGGGTGGCCTTCACCGCCACCGACGAGCGGGTGGCCTCGGCGGTGGAGCGGCTCAAGCGGTAGGCGCGGGCCGGCCTCCGGGCCGGCGGCGCGCTTTCCGGCGCCGCGTACGGCGGACATGACGGAGGGGGCGGGCCCCAGGCCCGCCCCCTCCGTCATGCGTGTCGCGTCATGCGTGCAGTGACATTGATGTCGCGACATACGTGTGGGAACACGAGTGTCGTGACATGCGTGTCAGGTCATGCGTGCCGCGACACGCATGACGGGTCAGCCGATCGGCAGGCCGCCGCCCTGGATGCCGCCGAGCAGGCCGCCGACCGGGCCGAGGGCGCCGGTCAGGCCGCCGAGCGGGCTGTCGCCGCCGAGGGCGGGCATGCCGCCGAGGCGGTTGGCGGACTCGTGCTCGGTCAGGCCCTCGACGGCGCCGGCGACCGGCAGCGAGTGGAGGGCGCCGGTGACCGGGCCGAGCTTGTCGGCGGCCGGCAGGCTCTGGGTGAGCTTGTCGGTGGGCAGGCCGCGGGCGACGGTGGCCAGCGGGGTGGCGGTGGCCCGGTCGGTGGCCGGGAGGACCTTCTCGGTGACGGCGGGGGCGACCTTGTCCTCGATCGCCGGGCCGGCCTTGTCGGTGAGCGTCTGCAGCGACCCGGTCAGCTGGCCGGCCTTGCCGACCGGGCCGAGCTTGCCGAGCGCGTCGTCGGTGGACGGCAGGTTGTGCGCGACGGTGTTGCCCGCCGCGTCGGCGGCCGCCGGGCCGCCCGCCGCCAGGGTCGCGGAGCCGGTGGTGCCGACCACGTGGCCCAGCTCGTGGGTGGCCCCCTGCACCGCGTCCCCCGAGTTGGGGAGGTCGGCCAGCTTGGTCACGCCGGCGCCCAGGTCGGTCTGCGGCACCACCTCGGTGGCGGAGGCGGCGCCCGCCGCGGCCGCCAGCGGCGCCGCGGTGGCGGCGACGAGCAGCGCGGCCTGGGCGATCCGGCGCGTCAGGGGGAGGGACATGGTGCTCCTAAGAGGTGAGGTCAACGGTCCGCCGGGCGGGCGGCGCGGGGAGCGCTCCGCCCGGCGGGCGACGTGTATGACCGAAAGAGCACCGGGAAGGTTTCGGCCGGGCAAGGTCAAGGGTTGGCAAAGATCGGACGATCCTTTTTCGGGCCTCGCGGGGGTGTCGGCCGGGTGGCGGCGGGCGCAGAACCGTCACTCCCCTTGCGGGCCGGGCCTTCGCCGCCCCCGGGGCGCACCGGTTCGGAGGTGCCCGCCGACGGCCCCGGCGTCAGCGGGAGTTGACGCGAATCACCCGGTGGGCGGTCACCCGCGCACCAGTGCGTCAACGCACCGTCGAGCCCCCACCACCGCCGTCACGACCGTTGCCACCGCCGCCCCCACCACCGCCGTCACCGCCACCGCCGCCGTCAAGACAGCCGCCGCCGGGGCTACTTCGCGACCGGCTCGCCCATCGTCACCAGCACCCGCTCGGCGGGCGCGCCCGCCAGCGGCTTCCAGCCGTCGCGCGGCTTGTCCACCCGCCAGACCTTGCCGTCGTACGCGACCTGGCCGACGCCGAGCGCCGCGGCGTGCGCCACCGACCAGTGCGCCAGGGCCCAGCCGGTCTGGCCGGGGCCGCCGGAGCCCGCCGTGCTGGCGGTGGGCTGCGGGGTGAGCGCGAGGACCTCGCGCGGGTCCTTGGCGGCCTTGTCGGCGCCCGCCACCGTCACGGCCTTGCCGAACTCCCGGCGGACCCGCTCGGTGAGGTTGGCCGCGGTCGGGGCCTGCTCGGTCGGGTCGGTCGGGGTGGGTGCGGGCAGCGCGTGCACCACGCAGTCCAGCGAGGCGGGTTCGCGGCCGGTCAGCACGGTGGCGAGCAGCGTCGCGTTGTTCTCGTGCTTGGCGTACGCCTGCGGGTAGCCGCTGCGCTGCACCTGCTGGGCGGCGTCGGTCAGCGGCAGTTGCGCGTACCCGTTCACCTTGACCAGCGCGTCCAGGAACTTGTTGGTCGAGTAGACCGGGTCCATGATCTGGTCGACCGAGCCCCAGCCCTGCGAGGGGCGCTGCTGGAACAGGCCGACCGAGTCCCGGTCGCCGCCCTCCAGGTTGTACAGCTTGGACTCCTGGATGGCGGTGGCCAGCGAGATGGTCACCGCCCGCTCGGGCAGGCCGCGGGACATCGCCACCGCGGCTATGGTCGAGGCGTTCGCGGCCTGGGCGAGTTCCAGGGTGCCGGTGCCGGCCGCGGTGGTGACCGTGCAGCCCTCGTCGGGGGGCGTGATCTTGTCCCGGTTCAGCCAGACCACCAGGCCGCCGACCACCGACAGCGCCAGCACCCCGACCAGTACCCGCCGCCACGGCCGCCGGCGGCGCGGTTCGGCGCCGTCCAGCGCGTCGTACTCGGCGTCCTCGGTCACGGGTGGCCCCTCTCTGTGGTGATCGCGTCGCGGCGGTCCCGGCCCGGCGCGCGCCGTTCGCGGACACCGTAACCGCTCGGACGGCGGCACGGGCCCGCGCGGTTGCGCGACCACCGGCGGAGGGGGGCCGGCGGCTCGGTAGGGTGGCCGCCATGAGCAGCCCGAACGAGCCCCTCGACCTCTTCCTCGACGGCGGGACGCTGACCGCCCGCCTCGTCGACTTCCCGTCCGTCAGCGGTGAGGAGGCGGCCCTCGCGGACGCCGTCGAGACCGCGCTCCGGGCCCTCCCGCACCTGACCGTCGACCGGTACGGCAACAACGTGGTCGCCCGCACCCACTTCGGCCGGGCCGAGCGGGTCGTCCTCGCCGGGCACCTGGACACCGTGCCGATCGCCGACAACCTGCCCTCGCACGTCGAGGGCGACCTGCTCTACGGCTGCGGCACCTCCGACATGAAGTCCGGCGTCGCGGTGCAGCTGCGGCTCGCCGCCACCCTCACCGAGGCCAACCGGGACGTCACCTACGTCTTCTACGACTGCGAGGAGGTGGAGGCCGCCCGCAACGGCCTCGGCCACCTGTTCGCGGTCCACCCGGACTGGCTGGCGGGCGACTTCGCGGTCCTGATGGAGCCCAGCGGCGCGGTGGTCGAGGGCGGCTGCCAGGGCAGCCTGCGGGTGGACGTCACGCTCACCGGCGTCCGCGCGCACGCCGCCCGCAGCTGGCTCGGCGACAACGCCATCCACAAGGCCGCGGAGGTGCTGCGCCGGCTCGCCGAGTACCAGCCGCGCCGGGTGGAGATCGACGGCCTGGAGTACCGCGAGGGCCTGAACGCGACCCGGATCGACGGCGGCGTGGCGGGCAACGTGATCCCCGACGAGTGCCGGATCCACGTGGCCTTCCGGTTCGCCCCCGACCGCAGCCTGGAGCAGGCCGAGGCGCACCTGCGCGAGGTCTTCGCCGGCTACCAGGTGGACGTCGTCGACGCCTCGCCCGCCGCCCTGCCCGGCCTCGGCCTGCCCGCCGCGCGGGCCTTCCTGGAGGCGGTCGGCGGCGAGCCCCGGGCCAAGTTCGGCTGGACGGACGTGGCCCGGTTCTCCGCGCACGGCGTGCCCGCCGTCAACTACGGCCCCGGCGACCCGAACCTGGCGCACAAGCGCGAGGAGCACTGCTCGCTCAGCGCGATCGCCGACGTCGAGCGGCGGCTGCGGGACTGGCTCGCCCGGTAGCGGGTCCGAGTGGCGGGAGTCGGGTGCGGTTCGCCCGACTCCCGTCTGCGCGACGGCCGTTATTTGCCCCGGATCGTGCCTCGTCAGGCGTAGGGTTTCGTCATGACAGCCAACGGAGATGACCCCGTCCGCCGGCCCAGGAAGCCGTGGCCCGAGAAGCGCAAGGGCCCCGTTCTGCTGCGGCGCGACCAGGTCGAGACGAGTACGACCGACCAGCGGCTGCTGGACACCACCGGGCCGACCGACTGGTTGCACACCGACCCGTGGCGGGTGCTGCGGATCACCTCGGAGTTCGTCGAGGGCTTCGGCGCGCTCGCCGAACTCCCGACCGCCATCAGCGTGTTCGGCTCCGCCCGGACGCCGGTCGGCTCGCCCGAGTACGAGGCCGGGGTGCAGATCGGCCGGGCCCTGGCCGAGGCCGGCTACGCGGTGATCACCGGCGGCGGCCCGGGCGCGATGGAGGCCGCCAACAAGGGCGCCACCGAGGCCGGCGGGCTGAGCGTCGGCCTGGGCATCGAGCTGCCCTTCGAACAGGGCCTCAACGAGTACGTCGACCTGGGCCTGAACTTCCGGTACTTCTTCGTCCGCAAGACGATGTTCGTGAAGTACGCCCAGGGCTTCGTGGTCCTTCCCGGCGGCCTCGGCACGCTGGACGAGCTGTTCGAGGCGCTCACCCTGGTGCAGACGAAGAAGGTCACCCGCTTCCCGGTGGTCCTGTTCGGCAGCGCCTACTGGGGCGGGCTGGTGGAGTGGCTCAAGTCGACCCTGGTCGCCCAGGGCAAGGCCAACCCCGCCGACCTCGAACTGTTCCACGTCACCGACGACGTGTCGGAGGTCCTGAAGGTGCTGGACGCCGCGCGGGGGCCGAAGGGCACCCCCGCGTAGCGCCGCGCTCCGGGGGGCGGGCGGCGGCTCAGGCCAGCCCCCGGCGGGCCACCGCCGGGGGCCGGGTGCCGCGGATCGACGCCACCATGTCCAGCACCTGGCGGGTCTCGGCGACCTGGTGCGCCCGGTAGATCCGCGCGCCCAGCCAGGCCGAGACCGCCGTGGTGGCCAGGGTGCCGAGCAGCCGCTCGTCCACCGGCCGGTCCAGGGTCTCGCCGACGAAGTCCTTGTTGGAGAGCGAGACCAGCACCGGGAAGCCGGTCGCCGTCATCTCCGGCAGCCGGCGGGTCGCCTCCAGCGAGTGCCGGGTGTTCTTCCCGAAGTCGTGCCCCGGGTCGATGATCAGCCCGTCGCGGCGCACGCCCAGTTCGAGCGCCCGCTCGGCCAGGCCGACGGTCACCGCCAGGATGTCCGCCATCACGTCCTCGTACCCCACCCGGTGCGGGCGGGTGCGCGGCTCGGCGCCGCCCGCGTGCGTGCACACCAGGCCCGCGCCGTACTTGGCCGCGACCTCGGCGAGCTTCGGGTCGAAGCCGCCCCAGGCGTCGTTCAGCAGGTCGGCGCCGACCGCGCAGACCGCCTCGCCGACCTCGTGCCGCCAGGTGTCGACGCTGATCACCACGTCCGGGTGGCGCTCGCGCAGCTCGGCGACGAACGGCACCGTGCGGCGCAACTCCTCCTCCACGCCGACCTCCTCGCCCGGACCGGCCTTCACCCCGCCGATGTCCAGGATCGCCGCGCCCTCGGCGACCGCCCGGTCCGCGGCCGCGAACGCGGCCTCGTCGGCGAAGGTCGCCCCGCGGTCGAAGAACGAGTCCGGAGTGCGGTTGACGATGGCCATGACGACCAGCTCGTCCGGGCCGAACTCCCGTGTGCCGAGGCGTAGTGCCACCGGTGTCTCCTCCTCAGCGCTCCCGGGTGCAATGATGGGCCCCGGCCTGTATCGGGACCATGATCCCACCGTAGCCCTCGCGGGCGGGCCGAAGCCGACCGGCGCCCGCCGGGCAAGCCGGGAACTGCCGGGAACTGACGGAGGACAGCTCGTGTTCTGGGTGATCGTGGCCGCGATGGTCTTGGTGGTGGGCGGCGCCGCCGTGGTGGCGCTGGGCGGCGGCGGAACGCTGCCGGAGGCCGAGCACGACCGGCTCTCCGCGCGCCTCCCGCAGGACCGCGCGCTCAGCCGGGTCGACGTCGACGAACTGCGCCTGCCGATGGCGCTGCGCGGCTACCGGATGGACGAGGTCGACGACGTGCTCGACCGCCTCGGCGCGGAACTCTCGCTGCGCGACGCCCGGATCGCCGAACTGGAGGCCGTCGGCGCGGTGCGCGGCGCGGTCACCGCGGCCGAGGGCGCGACCGGCGAACCGCTGCCGGGTCTTGAGTCGTTCACGGCCGTCCTGGAGAAGGAGCCGGCGGCCGCCGGGACCGCCGCCGGGACCGCCGCCGGCCCGGTTCCGGACGAGCAGGCCGCGCCCGCCGAGCCCAAGGGCGACCGCGGGTGAGCGGTGCGGTCCTCGGGGCCGACGGCCTCCGGCGGTGCGGCTGGGGCGACACGGCCGACGACTACCGCGCCTACCACGACACCGAGTGGGGCCGGCCGGTCCACGGCGACCGGGCCCTGTTCGAGCGGATCACGCTGGAGGCGTTCCAGTCGGGCCTGTCCTGGATCACCATCCTGCGCCGCCGCGAGGGCTTCCGGACGGCGTTCCGCGGCTTCGACACCGCCGCCGTCGCCGAGTTCGGCGACGCCGACGTCGAACGGCTGCTGAACGACACCGGCATCATCCGCAACCGCGCCAAGGTCCTCGCCACCATCGCCAACGCGAAGGCGGCCCGGGCCCTGGCCGAGGGCGAACTCGACGCGCTGGTCTGGAGCCACGCCGGCGACCCGTCCCGCCCGGCCCCGCGCACCCTGGCCGACGTCCCGGCCGTGACGCCGGAGTCGACGGCCCTCGCCAAGGCCCTCAAGCGGGCCGGCTTCCGGTTCGTCGGACCGACCACCGCGTACGCGCTGATGCAGGCGTGCGGACTGGTCAACGACCACCTGGCGGACTGCCACGCGCGCTAGGGCCCGGGGCTCAGCGCCCGGTGTAGGCGGGCTTCTCCTTGGCGAGGAAGGCGTCGACGGCGATCCGGTGGTCCTCGCTGCGGCCGGCCAGGGTCTGGAGTTCGTCCTCCTTGTCGAGGAGCTCGTCCAGCGAGTGCGCGGCGCCGTAGGCCAGGGACTCCTTGATCGCGCCGTAGGCGACCGTCGGGCCGTTGGCCAGGGTGAGGGCGAACTCGTGGGCGATGGCCGCGAGTTCGGCGGCGGGGACGACCCGGGTGGCGAGGCCGAGGGTGAGCGCCTCGGCGGCGCGGACGGTGCGCGGGAGCATCAGCAGTTCGGTGGCGCGGGCGTGGCCGACCAGGCGGGGGAGGGTCCAGGAGGCGCCGGAGTCGGTGGTCAGGGCGACGCCGGCGAACGAGGTGTTGAAGCCCGCGGTGTCGGCGAGGATCCGGAAGTCGCAGGCGAAGGCGAGCGAGGCCCCGGCGCCGGCCGCGACGCCGTTGACGGCGGCGACGGTGGGCTTGCGCATCCCGGCGAGGGCGCGCACCAGCGGGTTGTAGTGCTCGGCGACGGTGCGCAGCGCGCCCTCGCCGGTCTCGCGCTGGCGCTCCAGCAGGCCGACGTGCTCCTTGAGGTCCTGGCCGACGCAGAACGCCTTGTCGCCGGCACCGGTGAGCAGCACGGCCCGGACGTCCGGGTCGGCCGCGGCGGCGGTGACGGCGTCCCGGAGGGCGACCTTGGTGGGGACGTCGAGGGCGTTCATCGCGGCGGCGCGGTCGATGGTGAGGACGGCGAGGGCGCCGTCGCGCTCGTAGCGCACGGTGTCGGACATGGTGCGGGCTCCCCGGGTCGCGGTGGCTGCCACTGGCGGCTGTTCAGGGGCCAGCATGCCGGAGCCGGGGCGGGCACGGGGAGTGTGAGGTGTCACACCCTCGGTAGGCGTGTCGGAGTGCGGCGGGATGCGGCTTTCGGCAGGTAATGGGCGCTTTGCGGCGGGTTGGGGGCGGTTGGCGCAGAGAGTGATGTTGGTCATCCAGCCGTCGCATGCGGGATAATGGCTTCCGATCAATGCGTTCGATACCGGCGGTGGACGGACTGTCCGGTGCGTACCTGAACGGTTGCAGGAAGGGGAACGAGCATGGCGGCCATGAAGCCGCGGACGGGTGACGGCCCGCTGGAGGTCACCAAAGAGGGGCGGGGCATCATCATGCGAGTTCCGCTCGAAGGGGGCGGGCGCCTGGTGGTGGAGCTGACGCCGGACGAGGCGGACGCTCTGGGCGAGGCCCTCAAGAAGGCCTGCGGCTGACCTGCAGGCAGGTGACCCCGCATCTCCCCGGCGATCGGCGAGGTGCTCGACGGGCCCGGTTCCCCGCACGGGGGCCGGGCCCGTTCCGCGCGTCCCGGGGCGGCCGGCCGGCCGCCGGCCGGGTCAGCGCTTGACGGCGCAGAGCAGCCCGTCCGAGACCGGCAGCAGCGCGGGCAGCAGGACGTCGCTCTCCCGGATGTCGGCGACCAGGTCGCGCACCGCGCGGGTCTGCGGGTCGTCCAGCTCGGGTTCGGCG is part of the Kitasatospora setae KM-6054 genome and harbors:
- the dapE gene encoding succinyl-diaminopimelate desuccinylase encodes the protein MSSPNEPLDLFLDGGTLTARLVDFPSVSGEEAALADAVETALRALPHLTVDRYGNNVVARTHFGRAERVVLAGHLDTVPIADNLPSHVEGDLLYGCGTSDMKSGVAVQLRLAATLTEANRDVTYVFYDCEEVEAARNGLGHLFAVHPDWLAGDFAVLMEPSGAVVEGGCQGSLRVDVTLTGVRAHAARSWLGDNAIHKAAEVLRRLAEYQPRRVEIDGLEYREGLNATRIDGGVAGNVIPDECRIHVAFRFAPDRSLEQAEAHLREVFAGYQVDVVDASPAALPGLGLPAARAFLEAVGGEPRAKFGWTDVARFSAHGVPAVNYGPGDPNLAHKREEHCSLSAIADVERRLRDWLAR
- a CDS encoding DUF3117 domain-containing protein; this translates as MAAMKPRTGDGPLEVTKEGRGIIMRVPLEGGGRLVVELTPDEADALGEALKKACG
- a CDS encoding enoyl-CoA hydratase/isomerase family protein, which gives rise to MSDTVRYERDGALAVLTIDRAAAMNALDVPTKVALRDAVTAAAADPDVRAVLLTGAGDKAFCVGQDLKEHVGLLERQRETGEGALRTVAEHYNPLVRALAGMRKPTVAAVNGVAAGAGASLAFACDFRILADTAGFNTSFAGVALTTDSGASWTLPRLVGHARATELLMLPRTVRAAEALTLGLATRVVPAAELAAIAHEFALTLANGPTVAYGAIKESLAYGAAHSLDELLDKEDELQTLAGRSEDHRIAVDAFLAKEKPAYTGR
- a CDS encoding DivIVA domain-containing protein, producing the protein MFWVIVAAMVLVVGGAAVVALGGGGTLPEAEHDRLSARLPQDRALSRVDVDELRLPMALRGYRMDEVDDVLDRLGAELSLRDARIAELEAVGAVRGAVTAAEGATGEPLPGLESFTAVLEKEPAAAGTAAGTAAGPVPDEQAAPAEPKGDRG
- the fdxA gene encoding ferredoxin — translated: MTYVIAQPCVDVKDKACIEECPVDCIYEGERSLYIHPDECVDCGACEPVCPVEAIFYEDDTPEEWKDYYKANVEFFDDLGSPGGASKLGLIQSDHPFIAALPPQNAEH
- a CDS encoding DNA-3-methyladenine glycosylase I, with product MSGAVLGADGLRRCGWGDTADDYRAYHDTEWGRPVHGDRALFERITLEAFQSGLSWITILRRREGFRTAFRGFDTAAVAEFGDADVERLLNDTGIIRNRAKVLATIANAKAARALAEGELDALVWSHAGDPSRPAPRTLADVPAVTPESTALAKALKRAGFRFVGPTTAYALMQACGLVNDHLADCHAR
- the folP gene encoding dihydropteroate synthase, which gives rise to MAIVNRTPDSFFDRGATFADEAAFAAADRAVAEGAAILDIGGVKAGPGEEVGVEEELRRTVPFVAELRERHPDVVISVDTWRHEVGEAVCAVGADLLNDAWGGFDPKLAEVAAKYGAGLVCTHAGGAEPRTRPHRVGYEDVMADILAVTVGLAERALELGVRRDGLIIDPGHDFGKNTRHSLEATRRLPEMTATGFPVLVSLSNKDFVGETLDRPVDERLLGTLATTAVSAWLGARIYRAHQVAETRQVLDMVASIRGTRPPAVARRGLA
- a CDS encoding LOG family protein, which translates into the protein MTANGDDPVRRPRKPWPEKRKGPVLLRRDQVETSTTDQRLLDTTGPTDWLHTDPWRVLRITSEFVEGFGALAELPTAISVFGSARTPVGSPEYEAGVQIGRALAEAGYAVITGGGPGAMEAANKGATEAGGLSVGLGIELPFEQGLNEYVDLGLNFRYFFVRKTMFVKYAQGFVVLPGGLGTLDELFEALTLVQTKKVTRFPVVLFGSAYWGGLVEWLKSTLVAQGKANPADLELFHVTDDVSEVLKVLDAARGPKGTPA
- the dapC gene encoding succinyldiaminopimelate transaminase; its protein translation is MSTNDSTHAPFPGHPGAARRVSDRLPVFPWDKLEPYKRTAQAHPDGLCDFSVGTPVDPVPALVQQALAAHTDTPGYPTVWGPLSLRDAIAGWLGRRCGAEIGSEAVLPTVGSKELVAWLPGQLGLGPGDQVAYPTLAYPTYEVGALLCGAEPVAYEDVSELDGSKVRLLWLNSPSNPTGRVLDADALRRAVEWAREHRVLLVSDECYLELGWEAEPVSVLHPSVCGGSHEGLLAVHSLSKRSNLAGYRASFVAGDPVVVAELLEIRKHGGMIVPAPVQAATAAALADDAHVAEQRARYAQRRSALRAALEAYGFRIEHSEASLYLWATQDKPCWETVAELAELGILVAPGDFYGPVGDRFVRVAFTATDERVASAVERLKR
- a CDS encoding GNAT family N-acetyltransferase is translated as MLGRGPVEARPEVRIGRSDVGRRVSVRRVDSVADGRPVFRDVIGVLTSWDGAGLTVEPRTGGPVRFAEELLVAGKPVPAFPARRAAAPAATPEALQRTASRGWPAVEREQLGEWTLRAAAGFTKRANSVQALGDPGLPLDEALARADAWYAARGLPLHAEVTVPGSPDGLDALLGPAITPTLVRTAPLGALARAGRPADVRLSRTAGPEWLPLYGLADDDPARAAALRVLHGGPSVWFARVEGPDSAPLAIGRAAVDGPWACFSAIETAPAARRRGLATAVMAALAARAAEEGATGAYLQVEADNAGAIALYDGLGFTTSHTYHYARLPQR